From Patescibacteria group bacterium, a single genomic window includes:
- the rplT gene encoding 50S ribosomal protein L20 — translation MPRVKRGKSHLKKRKKLLKTVKGYRGGRKSKVRLAKTASAKAGVYAYRDRKVKKRTFRALWQIKINAGCRKQGISYSEFINKLKKNNIDIDRKILAKLAEHHEEIFAKIIKSVVR, via the coding sequence ATGCCAAGAGTAAAAAGAGGAAAAAGCCATTTAAAGAAAAGAAAAAAACTGCTTAAAACAGTTAAGGGCTATCGTGGTGGCAGAAAAAGCAAGGTACGACTAGCTAAAACAGCCTCGGCCAAGGCTGGCGTATATGCATACAGAGACAGGAAAGTTAAAAAAAGAACATTTAGAGCCCTTTGGCAAATTAAAATTAATGCTGGCTGCAGAAAACAAGGAATTAGCTATTCTGAATTCATTAACAAGTTAAAGAAAAACAATATTGATATAGATAGAAAGATACTAGCTAAATTGGCTGAACATCATGAAGAAATCTTTGCCAAAATCATAAAATCAGTGGTCCGGTAG
- a CDS encoding 50S ribosomal protein L35 — MKTRKTIAKRIKKTKSGKLLHKTCGQNHFNAKESGKIKRNKRNKKTLSKSLRKTISQHI; from the coding sequence ATGAAAACAAGAAAAACAATAGCCAAAAGAATTAAAAAAACAAAGAGCGGAAAATTGCTACATAAAACATGTGGCCAAAACCATTTTAATGCCAAAGAATCTGGAAAAATAAAAAGAAACAAGAGAAATAAAAAAACATTGAGTAAAAGTTTAAGAAAAACAATTAGCCAACACATATAA
- the rpsL gene encoding 30S ribosomal protein S12 — MPTINQLIKNKRKRTKKQSQTPALRSNFNTLKRKRTPANNPFLRGVCLKVTTQTPKKPNSALRKIARVRLSNGMEVTAYIPGIGHNLQEHSVVLLRGGKVKDLPGVRYHVVRGVYDTSGVEGRKTSRSLYGAKKEKIKK; from the coding sequence ATGCCAACAATAAATCAATTAATAAAAAATAAAAGAAAAAGAACAAAGAAACAATCGCAAACACCTGCTTTGCGAAGTAATTTTAATACTCTAAAAAGAAAAAGAACACCTGCTAATAATCCATTTTTAAGGGGAGTCTGTCTAAAAGTAACAACTCAGACACCAAAAAAACCAAACTCTGCTTTAAGAAAAATTGCTAGAGTCCGCCTATCAAATGGCATGGAAGTAACTGCTTATATCCCTGGAATTGGTCATAATCTTCAAGAGCATTCTGTGGTTCTTTTAAGGGGAGGAAAAGTGAAAGACTTGCCAGGAGTAAGATATCATGTCGTACGTGGAGTATATGATACTAGTGGCGTTGAAGGAAGAAAAACAAGCCGTTCGCTTTATGGGGCCAAAAAGGAAAAAATTAAAAAATAA
- the fusA gene encoding elongation factor G has protein sequence MTETSLKQTRNIGIIAHIDAGKTTVTERILYYSGKKHKVGEVHEGEAEMDWMEQEKERGVTITSAATTIFWETKSQGDIKINIIDTPGHIDFTAEVQRSLRVLDGGVVVFDGVAGVEPQSETVWHQADKFKVPLIAFVNKLDRTGADFYFDMKSIHERLTKNAIPIQLPIGTEADFNGIIDLLEEKAIIYLDEMGKETETREIPTEMKEQATKYRHDLIEKIVENDEELMQKYLANEEIKVTELEQALRKAVTSRSIVPVFCGSALKNKGIQPLLEAICKYLPSPLDVPAIKEAVDEEEEENKQERKTRKADKNASFSALIFKIATDPFVGRLCYFRIYSGKLEAGSYVLNSSTGKKERIGRIVRMHANKREEVKEILAGDIAAIVGLKNTTTGDTLCSLDDPIILESITFPDPVISVAVEPKTKSDQEKMGVAINKLSEEDPTFKVRTDEETLQTIISGMGELHLEIIIDRMKREFNVEANVGRPQVAYKETITKEVETEGKYIHQSGGRGQYGHCLLRLTPLERGKGFVFEDEIKGGSIPREYIPAIKKGVIEAMSTGVVAGYPIVDMSVAVYDGSFHEVDSSEAAFKVAATRGIRKGVEEADPVLLEPIMKIEIAAPGDFMGDVIGDLNSKRAQIQETEAREKIKIIKAIVPLGEMFGYTTTLRSITEGRGNSSMEFHCYSPVPKNIQKKLTDKDEE, from the coding sequence ATGACTGAAACATCATTAAAACAAACTCGCAATATTGGAATTATTGCTCATATTGATGCTGGTAAAACAACTGTCACTGAACGAATTTTATATTATTCCGGTAAAAAACACAAAGTCGGAGAAGTTCATGAAGGAGAAGCTGAAATGGACTGGATGGAACAAGAAAAAGAAAGAGGGGTAACAATCACCTCTGCTGCCACAACTATATTTTGGGAAACAAAGTCACAAGGAGATATTAAAATAAATATTATCGATACACCTGGACACATTGATTTTACGGCTGAAGTCCAAAGGTCTCTTCGAGTTCTTGATGGTGGCGTAGTTGTTTTTGATGGAGTAGCTGGAGTTGAGCCTCAATCAGAAACAGTTTGGCATCAAGCTGATAAATTCAAGGTTCCTTTAATTGCTTTTGTAAATAAATTAGATAGAACCGGGGCTGACTTTTATTTTGACATGAAATCTATCCATGAAAGATTGACCAAAAACGCCATTCCAATTCAGTTACCAATTGGGACAGAAGCTGACTTTAATGGAATAATTGATTTACTGGAAGAAAAAGCAATAATTTATTTAGATGAAATGGGGAAAGAAACAGAAACAAGGGAAATCCCAACAGAAATGAAAGAACAAGCAACTAAATACAGACATGATTTAATTGAAAAAATCGTTGAAAATGACGAGGAATTAATGCAAAAATATTTAGCCAATGAAGAAATTAAAGTAACTGAACTAGAACAAGCACTCAGAAAAGCTGTTACAAGTCGATCTATTGTTCCAGTATTCTGTGGTTCTGCTCTAAAAAATAAAGGCATTCAGCCACTATTAGAGGCAATCTGTAAATATCTTCCTTCTCCTTTAGATGTTCCAGCCATAAAAGAAGCTGTAGACGAAGAGGAAGAAGAAAACAAACAAGAAAGAAAAACAAGAAAAGCAGATAAAAATGCCTCATTTTCAGCTCTTATTTTTAAAATTGCTACAGATCCTTTTGTAGGTCGTTTATGTTATTTTAGGATTTATTCCGGAAAACTAGAAGCAGGCTCATATGTGCTTAATTCTAGTACTGGGAAGAAAGAAAGGATTGGCAGAATAGTACGAATGCATGCCAATAAAAGAGAGGAAGTTAAGGAAATTTTAGCTGGAGATATAGCAGCAATTGTTGGCTTAAAAAATACAACCACTGGAGATACTTTATGTTCTCTCGATGACCCAATCATATTAGAATCTATTACCTTTCCTGATCCTGTTATATCCGTGGCTGTTGAACCTAAAACAAAATCAGATCAAGAAAAAATGGGGGTGGCTATAAATAAATTGTCAGAAGAAGACCCAACCTTTAAGGTTAGAACCGATGAAGAGACCTTGCAAACAATTATTTCAGGAATGGGAGAATTACATTTAGAAATTATTATTGACCGAATGAAAAGAGAATTCAACGTAGAAGCAAATGTGGGCAGGCCTCAAGTTGCTTACAAAGAAACAATCACCAAAGAAGTTGAAACCGAAGGAAAATACATTCATCAATCTGGAGGGAGGGGTCAATATGGACATTGTTTATTAAGATTAACTCCTTTGGAGAGAGGAAAGGGGTTTGTTTTTGAAGATGAAATAAAAGGTGGGTCAATTCCAAGAGAATATATTCCTGCAATTAAAAAAGGGGTAATAGAAGCCATGAGCACTGGCGTGGTAGCAGGATATCCAATTGTTGATATGTCTGTAGCAGTTTATGATGGTAGCTTCCATGAAGTTGATTCATCTGAAGCAGCCTTTAAAGTAGCTGCTACCAGGGGCATTCGCAAAGGAGTTGAAGAAGCAGACCCTGTATTACTTGAGCCAATAATGAAAATTGAAATCGCTGCTCCAGGAGACTTTATGGGAGATGTAATTGGTGACCTTAATTCAAAGAGAGCTCAAATACAAGAAACCGAAGCAAGAGAAAAAATAAAAATAATAAAAGCAATTGTTCCTTTAGGAGAAATGTTTGGATACACAACCACGCTGCGATCAATAACAGAAGGAAGAGGAAACTCATCAATGGAATTTCATTGCTATTCTCCTGTACCAAAAAATATTCAAAAAAAACTAACAGATAAAGACGAAGAATAA
- a CDS encoding translation initiation factor IF-3 has product MKYYKTNNRIKAEKVRLLGKNDEHLGIVKISEALEIAKNEKLDLVEISPKAEPPVAKILDFGQLKYDLKRKESKEKKSQKAKGTKGIRITPRTGKHDLEFRIKNATKFLEQGNKVKIEIILKGREKAHFDLAFNMLNKFIDEIEQETIVEQRPKRQNNKITVLIRKK; this is encoded by the coding sequence TTGAAATATTATAAAACTAACAATCGAATAAAAGCAGAAAAGGTTCGTTTATTGGGCAAAAATGACGAACACTTAGGAATAGTAAAAATATCTGAAGCTCTTGAAATCGCTAAAAATGAAAAACTTGATTTAGTTGAAATTAGTCCAAAAGCAGAACCACCAGTAGCAAAAATATTAGATTTTGGACAATTAAAATACGACTTAAAAAGAAAAGAAAGCAAAGAAAAAAAGAGCCAAAAGGCCAAGGGAACCAAGGGAATAAGAATAACTCCAAGAACAGGAAAACATGATTTAGAATTTAGAATTAAAAATGCTACCAAGTTTTTAGAACAAGGCAATAAAGTTAAAATCGAAATAATATTAAAGGGAAGAGAAAAAGCTCATTTTGACCTTGCCTTTAATATGCTCAATAAATTTATAGATGAGATTGAGCAGGAAACAATAGTCGAGCAACGACCAAAAAGACAAAACAATAAAATAACTGTATTAATCAGAAAAAAATGA
- a CDS encoding site-2 protease family protein gives MDKIFLYIIIILSAVFHEYSHGWMAYRLGDPTAKNAGRLTLNPISHIDPIGTVILPIFLLMSSGIFIGWAKPVPFNPYNLRDSKYGTLKVAAAGPLSNLGIAIFIGLILRLLFVFLPTNMISLYFIQFLMYLKLIIYINIFLALFNLIPFPPLDGSKIFAGLFPNQWKHVEQLGFFGILIAMFIAFSFLSPIANFLFYIITGQGFGF, from the coding sequence ATGGATAAAATTTTTTTATACATTATTATTATTCTCTCAGCTGTATTTCACGAATACTCACATGGATGGATGGCTTATAGATTAGGAGACCCAACAGCCAAAAATGCTGGTAGACTAACATTAAATCCAATTTCACACATAGATCCAATTGGAACAGTAATCCTTCCCATATTTTTATTGATGTCTTCTGGAATTTTTATTGGCTGGGCAAAACCAGTTCCATTTAATCCATATAACCTAAGGGATTCTAAATACGGAACATTAAAAGTAGCCGCAGCCGGACCATTATCAAATCTTGGCATTGCTATATTTATTGGGTTAATTTTAAGGCTTTTATTTGTATTTTTGCCAACAAACATGATTTCATTATATTTTATCCAATTTTTAATGTATTTAAAATTAATTATTTATATTAATATTTTTTTAGCCTTATTTAATTTGATCCCCTTTCCACCTCTTGATGGCTCGAAAATCTTCGCAGGCCTTTTTCCAAACCAATGGAAACATGTTGAACAGTTAGGATTTTTTGGGATTCTAATAGCAATGTTTATTGCCTTTTCATTTCTTTCTCCTATAGCAAATTTTTTATTTTACATAATTACTGGTCAAGGATTTGGATTTTAA
- a CDS encoding glycosyltransferase family 4 protein, with protein MKIGIDCRTILNPAKGQSAGLGHYVYQLVRHLISNDKQNTYVLFFDRSIPKKRLKKFIKKNTIIKFFPFISYTKFLKFRYFDFLESAVLLNENLDIFHSPLPSLPLSYKGNSVVTVHDVSIYRFPELYSKKEVFNLKKEIPDTLKRANKIITASNSTKKDLIKIFNINPEKIKVVYHGIDKRFFKKSSDSSIRKIKIKYKIKKKYFLFLGTLDKRKNITGIIDAYEHFRDKKIDLNKKIKHSSKFFDYQLVLAGAVGENSKDISRKISFSKYKKDILLPGYIEADELCPLFQGAEIFISPSIYEGFGTPIIEAMANNLPVISSNVSSIPEITDNCSILVNPNNSKKIAQTMYDLLSNKELRQAIISCNKQRAKFFDWDKCAKETIDVYKKI; from the coding sequence ATGAAAATCGGAATAGATTGTCGCACAATTTTAAATCCTGCTAAAGGTCAATCAGCTGGACTTGGCCATTATGTATATCAACTGGTTCGACATTTGATAAGCAATGACAAACAAAATACGTATGTTTTATTCTTTGATCGTTCTATTCCCAAGAAAAGATTAAAGAAGTTTATAAAAAAAAATACAATAATCAAGTTCTTTCCATTTATAAGTTATACAAAATTTTTAAAATTTCGTTATTTTGATTTTTTAGAAAGCGCTGTTTTGTTAAACGAGAATCTTGATATTTTCCATTCTCCATTGCCGTCTTTGCCTTTGTCGTACAAAGGAAATTCTGTTGTTACTGTTCATGATGTTTCTATTTATAGGTTCCCGGAATTATATTCCAAAAAAGAGGTTTTTAATTTAAAAAAGGAAATCCCAGATACATTAAAAAGAGCGAACAAAATAATTACTGCTTCAAACTCTACTAAAAAAGATTTAATAAAAATTTTTAATATAAATCCCGAGAAAATAAAAGTAGTTTATCATGGAATTGATAAAAGATTTTTTAAAAAATCTTCTGATAGCAGTATAAGAAAGATAAAAATTAAATACAAGATTAAGAAAAAATATTTTCTTTTCTTGGGCACGCTTGATAAAAGAAAAAATATTACAGGAATTATAGATGCTTACGAACATTTTAGAGATAAAAAAATTGATTTAAATAAAAAAATAAAACATTCTAGTAAATTTTTTGATTATCAACTTGTATTAGCAGGAGCTGTTGGAGAAAATTCTAAAGATATAAGTAGAAAGATTTCTTTTTCAAAATATAAAAAAGATATTTTATTGCCAGGATATATAGAAGCAGATGAACTATGTCCTCTTTTTCAAGGCGCTGAAATTTTTATTTCACCTTCTATTTATGAAGGGTTTGGAACACCAATAATAGAAGCAATGGCTAATAATTTGCCAGTAATATCAAGTAATGTTTCCTCAATTCCTGAAATAACAGATAATTGTTCAATATTGGTTAATCCAAATAATAGTAAAAAAATAGCTCAAACAATGTATGATTTATTGTCAAACAAGGAATTAAGGCAAGCAATAATATCTTGCAACAAACAAAGGGCAAAATTTTTTGATTGGGATAAATGTGCTAAAGAAACCATTGATGTTTATAAGAAAATATAA
- a CDS encoding 50S ribosomal protein L28: MSRKCSICNRGPQTSVSRTHSNIANKTKQYLNLQTKKILGKKMKLCTKCLKNFKKKNNF, encoded by the coding sequence ATGTCTAGAAAATGTTCAATTTGTAATCGAGGACCACAAACAAGCGTTTCCAGAACCCATTCAAATATTGCTAATAAAACAAAACAATATTTAAATTTACAAACAAAAAAGATTCTTGGAAAAAAAATGAAGCTTTGCACTAAATGTTTAAAAAATTTTAAAAAAAAAAATAACTTTTAA
- a CDS encoding sulfatase-like hydrolase/transferase, with product MLLVSFIALCLSIYFYKRIKVSIFFKILFSLGTLVSIFFYVLYFIANYFTGNGITNAVFYYLEYGLEGVDFLEYINLISVASLFLLFGIVLAIWIILKKNHKEKHNVIFFLAVFLFLFVSLALNPVTVSLGKMVFKNKENIIMDKDSVFYEFYKHPRIRQIAKSKNLVFIYAEGLERTYFDEAIFPDLTKNLKKIESKSVSFMDLSQGPYAEHTIGGMVAGQCGFPLIIPSFSIVGANSMFGMDTYLESAICLGDLLHDEGYYLTYYGGAPLSFGGKGKFYLTHKFNDVKGRNELLEKIPNQDYRSAWGIYDDSLFDLAYNRYVELAKKQDKFAMFLLTLDTHPSLDGGYPSKSCNNIKYQDGNNLMLNVVACSDYLISNFVKKIRASKLDQETVIVIVSDTLGQKNDATELLNKGDRKLLYLINEPNSVAGTKIDNPGLNFDIASTMLPFIGYKGDIGMGRNLFEIESSTNRVQNIIDNLSEFKSNVLQFWKFPKIEKFIEINMNQKKIFIDNNEYEIPILIKLNDDLETILNFRFFTSNDLALIESITNSVEDNGFILIEECSKINYIINTGIDNDSFCLLAGKNNKYSYMNLTPRIDLSQEKKYYMHSFPSLRLSIEEIHKIINKGVNNFSTKMIAHAGGGINKSTYTNSFDALDSNMAKGFSYFEIDFVFTKDNKLVCLHDWESSFEDTFGFKTEEKLTLNEFKKLASTKAMFHNCTLLELASWMEKHPDAYLVTDIEGDNVEALKMISTIIPDYEKRVIPQIYSPANFSKIKEMGYDQVIWTLYRYGGTNKNVLDVIRRFYGSFAITMPVDRAKTDLPLKLKEREIPTYVHTINLMDEKINFTKNYHVTEIYTDFLTP from the coding sequence ATGTTATTAGTAAGCTTTATTGCCTTGTGCTTATCAATTTATTTCTATAAAAGAATAAAAGTTTCTATTTTTTTTAAAATTTTATTTAGCTTAGGGACATTGGTCTCTATATTTTTTTATGTGTTATATTTTATTGCAAATTATTTTACTGGCAACGGAATAACAAATGCTGTTTTTTATTATTTGGAATATGGTTTAGAAGGAGTAGATTTTTTAGAATACATTAATTTAATTTCAGTAGCGAGTCTTTTTCTTTTATTTGGAATAGTTTTGGCTATTTGGATAATTCTTAAAAAGAATCATAAAGAAAAACATAATGTTATATTTTTTTTGGCTGTTTTTTTGTTCTTGTTTGTTTCTTTAGCATTAAATCCAGTTACAGTTAGTTTAGGGAAAATGGTGTTTAAAAATAAAGAAAATATTATTATGGATAAAGATTCAGTGTTTTATGAATTTTATAAACATCCCAGAATTAGGCAAATAGCTAAATCAAAAAATCTTGTATTTATTTATGCTGAAGGGTTAGAAAGGACATATTTTGATGAAGCCATTTTCCCTGATTTAACTAAAAATTTAAAAAAAATTGAGTCAAAAAGTGTTTCCTTTATGGATTTGTCACAAGGTCCATATGCAGAACATACTATTGGGGGCATGGTTGCAGGGCAGTGTGGTTTTCCATTAATAATTCCGTCTTTTTCTATTGTAGGGGCTAATTCAATGTTTGGCATGGATACTTATTTAGAATCAGCTATTTGTTTAGGGGATTTATTACATGATGAAGGCTATTATTTAACTTACTATGGTGGAGCCCCGCTTTCTTTTGGAGGCAAGGGGAAGTTTTATTTAACTCACAAATTTAATGATGTTAAGGGTAGGAATGAACTTTTAGAAAAAATTCCCAACCAGGATTACAGAAGTGCTTGGGGAATATATGATGATTCATTGTTTGATTTGGCTTATAATAGATATGTTGAATTAGCCAAAAAACAAGATAAGTTTGCAATGTTTTTGTTGACATTAGACACACACCCTTCTCTTGATGGAGGATATCCTTCCAAGAGTTGTAATAATATAAAATATCAAGACGGCAACAATTTAATGCTAAACGTGGTAGCTTGTTCAGATTATTTGATTAGCAATTTTGTTAAAAAAATTAGAGCATCAAAGTTAGACCAAGAAACAGTTATTGTGATTGTTTCAGATACTCTTGGGCAAAAAAATGATGCTACTGAATTGTTAAACAAGGGAGATAGAAAACTTCTTTATTTAATAAATGAACCAAATAGTGTGGCTGGCACTAAAATAGATAATCCTGGATTAAATTTTGATATAGCATCCACAATGCTTCCTTTTATAGGGTATAAGGGGGACATAGGCATGGGGCGAAACTTATTTGAAATAGAATCATCAACTAATAGGGTTCAGAATATCATAGATAATTTAAGTGAATTTAAGTCTAATGTATTACAATTTTGGAAATTTCCAAAAATAGAAAAATTTATTGAAATAAATATGAATCAAAAAAAAATATTTATTGACAACAATGAATATGAAATCCCAATTCTTATTAAACTAAATGATGATTTAGAAACCATATTAAATTTTAGATTTTTTACCTCTAATGATTTAGCTCTAATTGAGAGCATTACTAATTCAGTTGAGGACAATGGATTTATATTGATAGAAGAATGTTCTAAAATAAATTATATTATTAATACAGGAATAGATAATGATAGTTTTTGTTTATTGGCTGGAAAAAACAATAAGTATAGTTACATGAATTTAACTCCCAGAATTGATTTAAGTCAAGAAAAAAAATATTATATGCATTCTTTTCCATCGCTTCGATTGTCAATAGAAGAAATTCATAAAATTATTAACAAGGGTGTAAATAATTTTTCAACCAAGATGATTGCACATGCAGGAGGAGGAATAAATAAAAGCACATACACAAATAGTTTTGATGCGCTAGACAGCAACATGGCTAAAGGGTTTTCTTATTTTGAAATAGATTTTGTTTTTACAAAAGATAATAAGTTAGTTTGTTTGCATGACTGGGAGTCTAGTTTTGAGGATACATTTGGATTTAAAACAGAAGAAAAATTAACATTAAATGAATTTAAGAAATTAGCATCAACCAAAGCAATGTTTCATAACTGTACTTTATTAGAGTTAGCTTCTTGGATGGAGAAACACCCGGATGCTTATCTTGTCACAGACATAGAAGGGGATAATGTTGAGGCCTTGAAAATGATATCAACCATAATCCCTGATTATGAAAAAAGAGTAATCCCACAGATATATTCCCCTGCTAATTTTTCAAAAATTAAAGAAATGGGATATGACCAAGTTATATGGACTCTTTATAGGTATGGAGGGACTAATAAAAATGTATTGGATGTAATTAGACGATTTTATGGCTCTTTTGCCATAACAATGCCTGTTGATAGAGCTAAGACAGATTTACCACTAAAATTAAAAGAAAGAGAAATTCCAACCTATGTACATACAATCAATTTAATGGATGAAAAAATAAATTTCACGAAGAATTATCATGTTACTGAAATTTATACAGATTTTTTGACTCCTTAA
- the smpB gene encoding SsrA-binding protein SmpB: MKIINKNKKAYYNYKILKTFEAGIILTGPEVKSIKQGNINFSDSYVDIGPTNSLWLINIHVSRYAPAFSVQQNYDPSRKRKLLLNKKEIKELIGKIKSPGTSVIPLKTYLKGGIIKITIGIGIGKKQTDKRAIIKKRELDKKIRREMKY, from the coding sequence ATGAAAATAATAAACAAAAATAAAAAAGCATACTATAACTATAAGATATTAAAAACCTTTGAAGCGGGAATCATTTTAACAGGCCCTGAAGTAAAATCAATAAAACAAGGTAATATTAATTTCTCAGACAGTTATGTTGACATTGGTCCAACTAATTCCTTGTGGTTGATAAATATTCATGTATCAAGATATGCTCCAGCCTTTAGCGTTCAACAAAACTATGATCCATCAAGAAAAAGAAAACTCCTATTAAACAAGAAAGAAATCAAAGAATTGATTGGAAAAATCAAGTCTCCGGGAACATCTGTAATTCCATTAAAGACATATCTTAAGGGAGGAATTATTAAAATAACAATCGGAATTGGTATTGGCAAAAAACAGACAGACAAAAGAGCCATAATTAAAAAAAGAGAATTAGACAAAAAAATTAGAAGAGAAATGAAATATTAA
- the rpsG gene encoding 30S ribosomal protein S7: protein MRGKQAIKRKINPDPKYNSIKIAKFINYIMKGGKKSIAQKIIFETFDIIKTKTKQNPVDIFEQAIKNVSPVVELRSRRIGGTNYQIPYKTNEARQFTLASKWIISSVKKTKGKTMPVKLAAELMQAANNEGETITKKDNIYKMAKANKAFAHFAR, encoded by the coding sequence ATGAGAGGAAAACAAGCCATAAAAAGAAAAATAAATCCAGACCCAAAATATAACTCAATTAAAATAGCTAAGTTTATTAACTATATAATGAAGGGTGGAAAAAAAAGCATAGCTCAAAAAATTATATTTGAAACATTTGATATTATTAAAACCAAAACTAAACAAAATCCCGTTGATATATTTGAACAAGCAATTAAAAATGTATCTCCTGTGGTTGAACTGCGGTCTCGCAGAATTGGTGGAACAAACTATCAAATTCCTTATAAAACAAACGAAGCCAGACAATTCACTTTAGCATCAAAATGGATTATTAGTTCTGTAAAAAAAACCAAAGGAAAAACAATGCCTGTTAAGCTTGCTGCTGAATTAATGCAAGCAGCCAACAACGAAGGGGAAACAATAACAAAAAAAGATAACATCTACAAAATGGCAAAAGCAAACAAAGCCTTTGCTCACTTTGCCAGATAA